A region from the Triticum aestivum cultivar Chinese Spring chromosome 3D, IWGSC CS RefSeq v2.1, whole genome shotgun sequence genome encodes:
- the LOC123075852 gene encoding uncharacterized protein, which produces MAPPHPAPPPETPIFRTPDELLHDIFFRLPTAADLARASAACPSFRRLITDHAFLRRYRALHPPPLVGAFDDSAFIPAQPPHPSAVAARAFAGFDFSCSSFLPSTASLTWSAIDFLDGRALLDSAPVPRERGSSHLRGLQYRYLSARDLAVCDPVHRRYILLPAVPGHLKALVSEPDLLHLETFLAPGDDEEDPLSFRVMCLVQCRTNMVLLVFSSLDGQWHSLAFDLWSAQAPLEDPRDGLSDRQFVHGCFCWHFPLLNKLVLLDTRTMEFSAVNLPPELGWSSDFVIVEAAEGMLGMLAEVYDKDNIYDPCWLNYSILRNNQWHLEKVIPLPGLHHVVLLGVGGGYLLIGAMYITSSGEEVKFGLFSVDVKTLQVELFAQRSKVIFSGRLYAGFPPSLCAPTI; this is translated from the coding sequence ATGGCGCCGCCGCATCCAGCGCCACCGCCGGAGACGCCGATCTTCCGAACCCCAGACGAGCTCCTCCACGACATCTTCTTCCGCCTCCCCACTGCCGCCGACCTGGCCCGCGCCTCCGCGGCGTGCCCCTCCTTCCGCCGTCTCATCACCGACCACGCCTTCCTCCGTCGCTACCGCGCCCTCCACCCGCCGCCTCTCGTCGGCGCGTTCGACGACAGCGCCTTCATCCCGGCCCAGCcgccgcacccctccgccgtcgccgcccgcgcctTCGCCGGCTTCGACTTCTCCTGCTCCTCCTTCCTCCCGTCCACCGCCAGCCTTACCTGGAGCGCGATTGACTTCTTGGACGGACGCGCCCTCCTCGATAGCGCCCCAGTCCCACGCGAACGCGGCAGCTCTCATCTGCGCGGCCTCCAGTACCGCTATTTGTCGGCCAGGGACCTCGCCGTGTGCGACCCCGTGCACCGCCGCTACATCCTGCTTCCCGCCGTCCCCGGCCACCTGAAAGCGCTGGTCAGTGAACCGGACCTCCTCCATCTGGAGACTTTCCTTGCTCCCGGCGATGATGAGGAGGACCCGTTGTCATTCAGGGTAATGTGCTTGGTGCAATGCAGAACGAATATGGTGCTGCTCGTCTTCTCCTCGTTGGACGGGCAGTGGCATTCTCTTGCATTTGACCTGTGGAGTGCTCAGGCTCCACTTGAAGACCCCAGGGATGGGCTCTCAGATCGTCAGTTCGTCCACGGATGCTTCTGTTGGCATTTTCCCCTCCTGAACAAGTTGGTTCTGCTTGATACACGCACCATGGAGTTCTCTGCTGTCAACCTACCTCCTGAACTAGGATGGAGTAGCGATTTTGTCATTGTCGAGGCAGCAGAAGGAATGCTCGGAATGCTCGCTGAAGTTTATGACAAGGACAACATATATGACCCATGTTGGCTGAATTATTCCATTCTGAGAAATAACCAATGGCACTTGGAGAAGGTCATCCCGTTGCCGGGACTGCATCATGTTGTTCTGCTTGGTGTAGGCGGGGGATACCTGCTCATAGGAGCCATGTACATCACATCTTCTGGAGAGGAGgtgaagtttgggttattttcgGTGGACGTCAAGACGTTGCAGGTCGAGTTGTTCGCTCAGCGTAGCAAAGTCATCTTCTCTGGTCGACTATATGCTGGTTTCCCACCATCATTATGTGCACCAACCATATGA